Below is a window of Macadamia integrifolia cultivar HAES 741 chromosome 8, SCU_Mint_v3, whole genome shotgun sequence DNA.
aaatcaaaaccaaaccaaatactAATCGGTTTATTAGTTCCAAATTAATCCAGGTTGATTCGGTTTGAAATTAACACCCATAGGTTAGGGATTCAATATGCCTGCAGCTGCTTCATACGGTAGAATGTTAAATAGGTTGTCATCTACCTTGATTGgttaattattttattagaagGCATTTCGGCGTAAGGAAAGCTTGAACACGAATCCACGGAGACACTCGATTACTTTTCTTCCGAAACCTGTCATCGGCGAATGTAGAATTTCAGTTCGAACGGAAGCAGAAGGATTCGAGGTAAGATTGTTCAGATTTTAATCATTTCGTTTCCTAAGAATTTTGCAGTTAATTGTTCCACTTCATTGgttcttatttattttcctgCAAATCGCATCTGTCGTAGTTCATGGTCCCATGGATCAAGCTGGAGTTCCAACTTCCAATTGGTACTGGGAtattcccaattttttttttttttttccaatagatCCGGAAGATCGTTTGTTCAAATTTTGCATTTAGgtggaggaaataaaaaattggctATCAAAAAGAGCAAATCAGTTTTTTCTGGACCCAATTGTTCAGTCCCTCCTCCCTCCTTGGAGAAACAGGTATTAGATTATTTGATTGATTATGACGTCGCTTTGATTGTAGTGTTGAGATTTTACTTTAAAGGTATGGTTTCTGAAATTCCAATTTTTACTTTAAAAGTAAGGTTTTCTGAAATTCCAAATTTGTTGTGTTCAAATGCTTTTGTGATCGTCTGGTGCCCACGTTCCACATTGTAAATAGAAATACCAGAAAGTGATAACCCCAAGTCCCCAACGTAGCAATCACACCGTTGTAGTAAAAAAcgatcacttttgcattgagaTTTCCCCTGTTCAGTTTTGTGTTGTTTATCTCTGAAGAATTTATTTCAACTCGGAGCAAGAGGAAATGATAGAGAAGAGAATGGAGGCCTTGTTTTTATGTTTGTTGACTTGCAGAAGCGACACTTACTCtgataattattttctttctgaATCTTATGGGGGAATTTGAATTATTTAGTTCATACCTGCTTTTAAACTCAAGTTTGCTAGAACCAGCATTGCGGGATGTTTTCCGGAAGATGTTCAATCAAACCCAGATCTTTGCTGCACAAATTATCTGCATTTACttcaataaatttattttttatgatttgttcATATGTTTGATCACATCTGCTTTGTTTTCTTGTGCTGATATGTAATTAGTTACTGCATCATGATGGAACATCCGGAACATGAACCTGAGTGCTCCACAGATATGACACAAAATAATGCACCACTTATATGTGGGCTTCCAGATGACATTGCTCTTTTCTGCTTAGCAAGGGTTCCCCGGAGATACCACATGACCCTTAAGTGTGTTTCAAAGAGGTGGAGGGAGTTGGTGTGCAGTGAAGAGTGGTATTATTACCGACAAAAGCATAATCTGGAGGAGACATGGATTTATGCATTGTGTAGAGACAAATCTGATCAAATTCACTGCTATGTTATGGATCCCAACTCATCACGGGAGGGCTGGAAGCTCATCCAAGGCTTACCACCACGGTGCTCGAAGAGAAAAGGCATGGCTTCTGAAGTTTTGGGGAAAAAGTTCTACCTACTGGGTGGCTGCAGTTGGTCTGAAGATGCTACCCATGATGTATATTGCTATGATGCTTCCAAGAACACTTGGGATGAAGCTGCTTCAATGTCAACTGCGAGGTAGCCTCCTGAACATGcatgattataatttttttttctgcaccAATTGAAGTGGGCCTGTTGAAAGAACTCTTGTGTTGGTAATCTATGATTGGGCTATGTTGGTTAGTTTTTTCCAACCTACAGTGAGTTATCCTCCATGTGAACATTGCTCCCATCACCGTGTTGTTGCTATGCTGTTATAATATTGTTTGTGGATGTGTGTCAAAATCTCCTGAATATAAACTCTATTGTGAAAGAGAAAGCTCATGTATGGATGGAGAGAGTCAAGAAATAACTATTCTCCCTCGTGCTGTTCTCctgtctctcttttttttttttttgggggggggggggaggaagggggtGTGCATTGGAAAGTCCTTCTTAGGAGTTAGGACCACCCAAATGGTGGATGTTACTCCTCAGATATTTGTCCCCTCATCTAGCATAGTCAAGGGGTTGCACCTTGTCCGAAATCTATGTTctgtgtctttttctttttatttagtAAATTAGGGTGTATGAGAGTCTAGTTTCTTGCTTAGAAAATCCTTCTTAGGAGTTAGGACCTCCCAAATGGTAAAAGTTACTCCTTGGATATTTGTCCCCTCATCTAGCATAGTCAAGGGGTGGCACCTTATCAGAAATCTATGTTCTgttatctttctctctttatttagtAAATTAGGATGTATGAGAGTTTAGTTTCTTGGTCCTTATAATCTAGATATTTCCAATTGACCATTTCTGGGACACCTTTAGTATGTCTAATAGCCCGGAGGCTACAAGGTCCATATGTTGAGTACTGTTTCTAACTTTTCAGCCATTGGCATATCATGCTCGCATTTGATCATAAGGCTATACTAGCCTTAATGCGTGTTTCCTGGGGCCAAACAGAGAGTGCCTGCCAATTTGGTGGCTGTATATAGTGGAGCTTTTGGCTTGTTGCAGAGATACCCCCTCTGTCCCAAAAATATTGTCTTGTTTGAAGAACCCACATTTTAAGGAGTTTGTTGTTAATGCATTAGTCACCCACTTATTCAAACCCTGTTTCCAGCATTACCCATATTAGTTTGGCTTATGTAATAGAGGGAAACAATTAAGTGTGTGGATTATTAAATAGGTGCATCATGGGGAATCCAATAAAACATCATATCCTGGtttttaaaataatgaacaTTTTACGATGGTGAAAAACCCCAAACAGGATTATCTTTGTGGGATGGAGGGAGTACATGatagtcttcctccttttcaACAGAAGGATAAAAAGCTGGGAGTAGATTGGTAAGTTTGGGAGTTCTAATTGTGTTTCAATAATTTCAGGTGCTACTTTGCTTGTGAAGCTTTGAATGGGAAATTCTATGCAATAGGAGGCGTAACATCGAGTTCAAGTGATCAATGCTCATGGGATACTTATGACCCATCTACCACTAGTGGGATGACCCACATGGACCCAAATATTTTCTCTGATATCCAGGAGTCGGTGGTTTTGCATGGAAAAATTTACATCCGTGGTGCTGTGTCTACGATATTCCAACACATTCCCGCGCTTGTGTATGAACCAACAAGCAGTACATGGCAGCATGTTGATGAGGATCTGGTGTCAGGCTGGCATGGTCCTGCTGTTGTTGTGGATGATACTCTTTATGTGCTGGATCAGAGTTCAGGAACAAGGCTGATGATGTGGCTGCCAAAGAGTAGGGATTGGGTATCAGTTGGCAGGCTGTCACCATTGCTGACAAGGCCACCATGTAGACTCGTTGCCATTGGGAAGAGTATTTTTGTAATAGGGAAGGGGCTTAGCACCGTCATGCTCGACTTGGCAAAGGCTGGGAATGTGGGAGGGGTGATGGTGAGTTCTTCATTTCCCAAACTAGATTCTGATGATGATGTAATTAGTTGTAAAGCGCTGTCAGTATGAAATCCTTTCCATCCCTATAAGTCACAACTTGTGATTTGGTGGTCTTAGTTGAAATGCTTTGTGTATTAGCACTGTCAGTATGAAATCCTTTCCGCCCCTATAAGTTACAACTTGTGATTTGGTGGTCTTACTTGAAATGCTTTGTGTATGTACTTATTTTCTAAGCAAATGATATAAATTAATCAATTGTTGTCTGGATTGTGGAAAGGGTTTCTGAGGTCATATCCATCTGGTCTACCGTATTGGAAGTGCGCTTAAATCTTCTCAAAAGTATTGCAGGTGAtctgtctctctctcacacacacacacacactgacACCCCATCCCACACACAAcataacacacacacactgacACCCCATCCCCCACACAACATACCCCCAGACACacaacacagagagagagagagagagagagagagagatttgtgaAATTTTATGGATTAGGTCAGACACATTTTTCGGATCCAAACGACTCCTTAGCATGATGCCAATTTTGTTTTGCACGCTTTGGTACATAGCGTTATGTGATGCTGCACTGTCTAAAGCCTACAAACGGTGTCAGATTCATACGTGGAGTAGAAGGTGGGTTGAGTTATAGTCTGAAATTTGACTTGTGGTCTATTGAGACCTTTTCTTAGATATTCAACAATTAGAATTGGGGGTCTCAATATCTAAACCGGACCGGTTAAATTGGACCGGACCAGGCCAATTAAGCccgatccaaaccaaaccgGTGGCTTATCGGGCCGGTTTcgtttgtattttaaattgaatccagtctcggttcggttcgagttagaccattgggccaccggaaacactagAAATGTGCACCGAAATCGGAATCGATCCAAACCGGCCCGAGATAAAACCGGACTTAAAACTCATTAATCTAAGTGGGCCAACACTCAAGTGGGAGAAGCCCAAGGCCCCAAGTGTCCAACCGGACCAACACTAGCCCAAGTGCCCGAGCCCAACATTTATCAACTATTCAACTTCAACCTGTCAAAAaccaagtgcccaagcccaactGCCCAagctaatggctccataccggtttaaaaaaccaatccaaaccgaaatgaacctgataaatccaaaccggtacaatcgaacccaaaccgcaccgaagccgacatcgaaccgaaaccgataaatccttaatggggcggtttcgattagttccaaagtcacaccgaaaccggtgaaaccgaaccgaaaccacaccaacccggaccgttgacacccctaattagaATTGTCCTATCACCCTTCCACGTGGTTGAACAAATGTGTTGTACATGCACAAGTTTTGTTTGTGGATAGAGATAACAACAATAAACTTTTATCTTTTAATTATGGCAAAAGGTAATTTACTGTCTTTACACAACCATTGGATGGGGGAGAGGGTCTACGGTGCACTGCTCTCGTATTCATCTAACGGTTGTGTGCAGAGTCATGCACCATTCATGAGCAAATTGAAATTAAGTCATGGTTGATCATTCTTAATCGATGAATTTAATCTAATTTCTTTATATAGTTTAGCGAAGGGTATTAAGAGAATGAATTGACCGGATCCTCTCCAGTGTGCCGCCCTTCCACTGTGGAGTTTAATAGATTGAATGGGAGCAATCCACtaattagaaaaatataaaaatcttAAAACCTTTAATCAGATCGATTAATGAGGCTATTTTTGTTCAGTCCCACTGGTTTTGGGCCTGAATTGACACCTCCAGGACTTTCAGATGGGTCTGTAAAGGTAGGGGTGACATCGGCCGACCCGATTTGAATCGACTGGTTGAAATTTGAGATCAATTCAATCAATTACTAAATGTGTCGAGCTCAAATACCGACAGGTTGATAATGAGTGTTCATggaaaaatataggaaaaattacatgattacccatttttgggtttttctttacaaaattacacacacaaagttttggttaacaaaaatgcccaaaattaagtttgggtttacataaatacccacccaaagtttcagttaacaaaaatacccaaaatcccgtttgggtttacaaaattacccaaaatagtgattcttcatcttccacatataatcatgtatttttttatcactaaaactttgagtgggtagttttgtaaatccaaactcaattttgggtatttttgttaacttaaactttaagtgggtaattttgtaaagataaacctaattttgggtatttttgttaactgaaactgggtaattttataaagagaaacccaaaaatgggtaatcatgcaATCTTCCCAAAAATATAACAGCGTGAACAGTCGCCCGATTGGGACCCACAGATAAGCTACCGTTTATAATTGTTTGTTTACATGTTTATGAACTGTCTTAAGATCACTTATAACCCGATTAACCAATCCATTAGAAATCTGTCTATTCCTCGGGGCGGTGCAAGCCACTCACCATTTATGAGGATTTGATCCATTGACAAACCTGAGGCACGCACGCTCGTAAGTGAGCAGTGCCAAACCGCCGCGCTTAGCTTGGGAGTGCTCGGTACTGTAGTTTTAGTTACGCTTGAGTTAAAAAACTTATAGAAGGAACGTTGGCGGGATTTGAATATTCGGTCATGCGAGCATCGTTGAACTGATcttgaaaaaaccctagaaagcTCGCCAACTTCCGCGCCAGTCTTACCCTGCAATTCTAAAGATGATGCCTGGTAGTATGTTGATGCTATCTATGGTCCGAAAAGTAATGGGTTTTCCAAGGTTAGAGATTAAAATTCTTGATTCTCGATAAACATTTCCACCTCTCCCTTCCCACCCCAATTTTTGTCTCTTCAGTGATTTGTCTACTTATACTATTTGAGGGAACTAATCTTTATGTCTAAAATTCCGAACTATTAGTGAAATTTCTGCATTTTGAATGATTTTTCCCAGTTCTTAATATATTATCGATTTATTTCTCTTACCATTGCGCATCAGATGCCTGTCGTAGAAGTTGTTAAGTCGCACCTGCTTGAATTACTTTGGGATAATAGAGAAAGGGGAAAATTGTTGAAAACAGAAATTTGTTTAGCACTCATTTGTTACTGTTATTTTGCTGGTATTAATCGGTTATGGGTTTGGAATATGTAGCTGCTTGTGATGGGTATGATCTTCTACTTGGGAGAATCTAA
It encodes the following:
- the LOC122085864 gene encoding F-box/kelch-repeat protein SKIP4, with translation MMEHPEHEPECSTDMTQNNAPLICGLPDDIALFCLARVPRRYHMTLKCVSKRWRELVCSEEWYYYRQKHNLEETWIYALCRDKSDQIHCYVMDPNSSREGWKLIQGLPPRCSKRKGMASEVLGKKFYLLGGCSWSEDATHDVYCYDASKNTWDEAASMSTARCYFACEALNGKFYAIGGVTSSSSDQCSWDTYDPSTTSGMTHMDPNIFSDIQESVVLHGKIYIRGAVSTIFQHIPALVYEPTSSTWQHVDEDLVSGWHGPAVVVDDTLYVLDQSSGTRLMMWLPKSRDWVSVGRLSPLLTRPPCRLVAIGKSIFVIGKGLSTVMLDLAKAGNVGGVMVSSSFPKLDSDDDVISCKALSV